A genomic window from Brassica oleracea var. oleracea cultivar TO1000 chromosome C8, BOL, whole genome shotgun sequence includes:
- the LOC106311366 gene encoding alpha-ketoglutarate-dependent dioxygenase alkB homolog 2, which yields MARMNPHNSTADLLSESLQAANEPSDVASKNLSCGQITNEEDESLDKKNKCCSDIVSDSNYKRGLNCHQEDQRRTSLVASIVETPSSHDAPTRRTIDLGHGSDLIYIQRFLPFQKSWTLFDYLDKHIPWTRPTIRVFGRSCLQPRDTCYVASSGLTPLMYSGYRPDAYSWDDFPPLKDILDAICVAFPGSRFNSLLLNRYNGANDYVGWHADDEKLYGPTPEIASLSFGCERDFVLKKKKLQDSSREKRGEGGPAKKRLKKSSSGEEDQHSFALKHGSLLVMRGYTQRDWIHSVPKRAKAEGTRINLTFRLVL from the exons ATGGCGAGGATGAATCCGCATAACTCAACCGCCGATCTTCTTTCGGAATCTCTCCAAGCTGCTAACGAG CCGTCTGATGTAGCCAGCAAGAACCTTAGTTGCGGTCAAATCACCAACGAGGAAGATGAATCTCTTGACAAGAA AAACAAGTGTTGTAGTGACATTGTCTCTGATTCAAATTACAAGAGAGGACTCAATTGCCATCAGGAGGACCAG CGGAGGACGAGTCTAGTAGCATCGATTGTGGAGACACCCTCATCTCACGACGCTCCCACTAGGAGAACCATTGATCTTGGTCATGGAAGTGACCTCATCTACATCCAGAGGTTTCTTCCCTTTCAAAAGTCTTGGACTTTATTTGATTATCTCGACAAGCATATTCCTTGGACCAGGCCCACCATCCGCGTCTTTGGTCGTTCTTGCCTCCAG CCAAGAGATACATGTTACGTTGCAAGTAGCGGATTGACTCCGCTAATGTACAGTGGATACCGACCTGATGCCTATTCTTGGGATGACTTTCCACCTCTCAAGGACATCCTTGATGCT ATTTGCGTAGCGTTTCCTGGAAGCAGATTCAACAGCTTGCTTTTGAATAGGTACAACGGCGCCAACGACTACGTTGGTTGGCATGCTGATGATGAAAAGCTTTACGGCCCCACTCCTGAAATTGCTTCCCTCTCTTTTGGATGCGAACGTGACTTTGTGCTCAAGAAAAAGAAACTTCAAGACTCTTCCCGTGAGAAAAGAGGAGAGGGTGGACCAGCGAAGAAGAGGTTGAAGAAAAGCAGCAGCGGAGAGGAGGATCAGCATAGTTTCGCATTGAAGCATGGATCGTTGCTGGTGATGAGGGGATACACGCAAAGGGACTGGATTCATTCTGTGCCAAAGCGTGCAAAGGCGGAGGGCACTCGTATCAACCTCACCTTCAGGCTTGTTTTGTAA
- the LOC106311365 gene encoding ubiquitin carboxyl-terminal hydrolase 4 → MGVAGSKLEKALGEQFPEGERYFGFENFGNTCYCNSVLQALYFCAPFREQLLEYYSTNNNKSEENLLTCLADLFSQISSQKKKKTGVIAPKRFVQRLKKQNVLFRSYMHQDAHEFLNYLLNELDDILEKEAKTDNETSSSPEKISNGLKVLQANGVHKEPTVTWVHKIFQGILTSETRCLRCETVTARDETFLDLSLDIEQNSSITSCLNNFCSTETLHAEDKFFCDKCCSLQEAQKRMKIKKPPHILVIHLKRFKYIEQLGRYKKLSYRVVFPLELKLSNTVEEYADTEYSLFAVVVHVGTGPNHGHYVSLVKSHNHWLFFDDENVEMIEESSVQTFFGSSQEYSSNTDHGYILFYESLGTR, encoded by the exons ATGGGCGTGGCGGGTTCAAAACTGGAGAAAGCACTGGGCGAGCAGTTCCCAGAGGGAGAACGATACTTTGGCTTCGAAAACTTTGGCAACACTTGTTACTGTAACAGTGTTTTGCAG GCCCTTTACTTTTGTGCTCCCTTTCGTGAACAGTTGCTTGAATACTACTCCACAAATAATAATAAAAGTGAGGAGAATCTCTTGACCTGCTTGGCTGATTTGTTTTCTCAG ATAAGTTCTCAGAAGAAGAAGAAGACAGGAGTTATTGCTCCCAAGCGCTTTGTACAGAGGTTGAAGAAACAGAATGTGCTTTTCCGGAGTTATATGCATCAG GATGCACACGAGTTTTTGAATTATTTGTTAAATGAACTTGATGACATCTTAGAGAAAGAGGCAAAAACGGACAATGAAACTTCATCATCTCCTGAAAAGATTTCAAATGGACTGAAAGTTCTTCAGGCAAATGGTGTTCATAAAGAGCCTACTGTTACATGGGTGCACAAGATCTTTCAG GGTATACTAACCAGCGAGACAAGGTGTCTGCGGTGTGAGACAGTAACAGCAAGAGACGAGACATTCCTCGACCTAAGCCTTGATATTGAACAGAACAGCTCCATAACTAGCTGTTTGAACAACTTCTGCTCCACCGAGACTCTTCACGCTGAAGACAAATTCTTCTGTGACAAATGCTGCAGTTTACAAGAAGCACAGAAGAGGATGAAGATCAAGAAGCCACCACACATCTTAGTCATACATCTGAAACGGTTCAAATACATTGAACAGTTGGGTCGCTACAAGAAGCTATCTTACAGAGTTGTCTTCCCACTGGAACTGAAACTGAGCAACACAGTGGAAGAATACGCGGACACTGAGTATTCTCTCTTTGCAGTTGTGGTTCATGTCGGAACCGGTCCCAACCACGGTCACTATGTAAGCCTCGTGAAATCACATAACCATTGGCTCTTCTTTGATGATGAGAATGTTGAAATGATTGAAGAATCTTCTGTTCAAACATTCTTTGGTTCGTCACAAGAGTACTCCAGCAACACTGATCATGGCTACATCTTGTTCTATGAGAGCCTCGGAACAAGATAG
- the LOC106309279 gene encoding calmodulin-binding transcription activator 3-like, with amino-acid sequence MLPIRVPFYVTCSNRLACSEVREFEYKVLESQAFGRETDESTESLEARFVKLLCSKSDSPSSNASSDLSQVSEKISLLLFENDDQLDQMLMNEISQESMKEKLLQEALKESLHSWLLQKIAEGGRGPNVFDEGGQGILHFAAALGYNWALEPTVVAGVSVDFRDVNGWTALHWAAFFGRELVIGSLIALGASPGALTDPNPDFPSGSTPSDLAYANGYKGIAGYLSEYALRAHVSLLSLNESNAETSESAPSPSSSSLTDSLSAVRNATQAAARIHQVFRAQSFQKKQMKEFGVSEERALSMLAPKTHKQGRAHSDDSVQAAAIRIQNKFRGYKGRKDYLITRQRIIIIQAHVRGYQVKKNYRKIIWSVGILEKVILRWRRKGAGLRGFRSDALVDKMQDGTEREEDDDFFKQGRKQTEERLQKALARVKSMAQYPEARDQYRRFVNVVNDIQESKVEKALESSEEATCFDDDLIDIEALLGDDDTLMLPMSSTLGNT; translated from the exons ATGTTACCCATAAG AGTTCCCTTTTATGTTACATGTTCCAACAGATTAGCGTGCAGCGAAGTGCGTGAGTTCGAGTATAAGGTCTTGGAGTCTCAAGCTTTTGGAAGAGAAACAGACGAGTCTACTGAAAGCCTTGAAGCAAGATTTGTTAAACTCTTGTGCTCCAAATCTGATTCCCCGAGCTCGAATGCTAGTAGTGATCTGTCCCAAGTGAGCGAGAAGATTAGTTTACTGCTTTTCGAGAACGATGACCAGCTTGATCAGATGCTAATGAATGAAATCTCTCAAGAGAGTATGAAAGAAAAGCTTTTGCAGGAAGCTCTGAAAGAAAGCTTGCACTCTTGGCTTTTGCAGAAGATAGCAGAAGGTGGAAGAGGTCCGAATGTGTTTGATGAAGGTGGGCAAGGTATATTACATTTTGCAGCTGCTCTCGGTTACAACTGGGCGTTAGAACCGACGGTAGTAGCTGGAGTCAGCGTCGATTTTCGAGATGTAAATGGTTGGACTGCACTTCATTGGGCAGCTTTCTTTGGCAGGGAGCTGGTGATTGGTTCTCTCATAGCTCTCGGTGCTTCTCCCGGAGCTTTGACTGATCCGAATCCAGATTTTCCATCAGGTAGCACACCTTCTGATCTAGCCTACGCTAATGGTTACAAAGGAATCGCTGGTTATCTCTCGGAATACGCCTTAAGGGCTCATGTTTCTTTGCTCAGTCTAAATGAGAGCAACGCAGAAACATCTGAGAGTGCTCCTAGCCCGTCCAGCTCGTCGTTGACAGACTCTCTTTCAGCTGTGCGTAACGCTACGCAAGCAGCAGCTCGGATTCATCAGGTCTTTAGGGCTCAGTCTTTCCAGAAGAAGCAGATGAAAGAGTTTGGAGTGTCGGAAGAGCGTGCTCTTTCAATGCTTGCTCCTAAAACACACAAACAAGGACGGGCGCATAGCGATGATTCAGTGCAAGCCGCTGCTATCCGGATTCAAAACAAGTTCCGTGGTTATAAAGGAAGAAAAGATTATTTGATTACTAGACAAAGAATCATCATAATACAG GCTCATGTAAGAGGTTATCAGGTTAAGAAAAACTACAGGAAGATAATATGGTCGGTGGGGATATTAGAGAAGGTGATACTGCGTTGGAGAAGGAAAGGAGCTGGTCTGCGTGGGTTTAGGTCAGACGCACTTGTTGATAAGATGCAAGACGGAACAGAGAGAGAAGAGGATGATGATTTCTTCAAGCAAGGTAGAAAGCAAACAGAGGAAAGGCTTCAAAAGGCTCTTGCAAGAGTTAAGTCAATGGCTCAGTATCCCGAAGCTAGAGATCAGTACCGTAGATTTGTTAATGTTGTCAACGACATCCAAGAAAGCAAG GTTGAAAAGGCTCTTGAGAGTTCAGAAGAAGCAACTTGTTTTGATGATGATCTAATAGATATTGAAGCATTGTTGGGAGATGATGACACTTTGATGTTGCCCATGTCCTCAACTTTGGGGAACACTTAG
- the LOC106311368 gene encoding ras-related protein RABH1d, whose protein sequence is MASVSPLAKYKLVFLGDQSVGKTSIITRFMYDKFDTTYQATIGIDFLSKTMYLEDRTVRLQLWDTAGQERFRSLIPSYIRDSSVAVVVYDVSNRLSFLNTSKWIEEVRTERAGDVIIVLVGNKTDLVDKRQVSIEEGDSKGREYGVIFIETSAKAGFNIKPLFRKIAAALPGMDSYSNMKTEDMVDVNLKATSNSSQGDQQGGGCSC, encoded by the exons ATGGCTTCGGTGTCACCATTGGCTAAGTATAAACTGGTCTTCTTAGGAGATCAATCTGTCGGAAAAACAAGCATCATCACACGTTTCATGTATGATAAGTTCGACACAACCTACCAG GCTACTATTGGAATCGATTTCTTATCGAAAACAATGTACCTTGAAGATCGAACTGTTCGTCTCCAGCTTTG GGATACTGCGGGACAAGAAAGATTCAGAAGTTTGATTCCAAGTTACATAAGAGACTCTTCTGTTGCTGTAGTTGTTTATGATGTATCCAATAGGCTTTCATTTCTCAACACATCTAAATGGATCGAAGAAGTTCGTACGGAAAGAGCCGGTGATGTTATCATTGTTCTTGTCGGAAACAAGACCGATCTTGTCGATAAAAG GCAAGTCTCGATTGAAGAAGGAGATAGCAAAGGTCGTGAGTATGGAGTTATATTCATTGAGACTAGTGCAAAAGCAGGGTTCAATATCAAGCCTTTGTTTCGCAAAATAGCTGCGGCGTTACCAGGGATGGACTCGTATTCAAACATGAAAACTGAGGATATGGTTGATGTTAACCTAAAAGCTACTTCGAACTCATCCCAAGGCGACCAACAAGGAGGAGGCTGCTCGTGTTGA